ACTGGTCCTTACAGGTGATAAGTATGTGTTTCCGTATTTGACAGATACTATCTACACATTTACCTGTTATTTCTGACTGTACGACAAATTAAAAAAGTCTTGAGAGATGCTTgagtaaatgaagaaaattgaTTTCTACCACTGATATGTGCCATAATTATTATGATAGTAATTATTTTTAGAACTAGTACCTATgcatatttttggtttattttatggTACATTCCTCAAATCTTTGTTCCTGTGACACTGCAAATTAATTTTAACGATTTATGGCATCTTAACTTTGTTAGAccgcacaaaagacatttttgagcttCCTCTAgatctagccatggttgtgtttttttccattgaggtgcaggattttatactggagggaaaaatgagcccacagtgaataaaaatgtgacaggagcacaaAACACCAGAAGTATTTCAGCAACAGAAGCAAAGACAGTCCACAGACGAAGGTCTGTAAACCCACAAGGTGATCTGGTAACACTAAGTGACCAATTAAATCTAAGTCAGTAAGGAGGGAGCACTGCCAAAAGAGATCTGAAACCTGTATGAATGcaagagaacaaaaatatttttatgagtGAATTAgaactgcattattttggactGCCTCCACTGCATTTGTACCCGTCTGGTTAGCGATGAAGGAGGTGAGCGTCTCCAGTGTTCTGTCGGTGTGGTTGAAGCGGGCCATGGGTTTGGCTCCCTggaacagcaggatgttgggcACCGCCACCGTCCCGAACCTCGTGGAGAGGCTGGTAGAGGATGGAGACGGACACGACACAAGAATGAATTCACACGAGTCTCTAGTCTGGACTAACACACAGAGTAGtcaatcaaaacaacaacaaaataagcaaggacagcactcagagagggcagcactcctccaaggctgttccttagtgttcacttgttgtcatggttacagtcacatcgtgctgctatctcgtaatgatacggaaatctttaacaaatccgtggatcaaaatctaatcatttggtccctgtgtcatttctgaccttccctgaaaatcctgtccaaatccattagtctgtttatgagtaatgttgcacacagacggattcacagaaggacaaacgtatgccaatcatcacataactctgccgtgttccttggcagagtaataaacaACATGATGTTTAATTGTGACTGAGAATCTTTCGACCTGTGTTGAGTTTTTTGAGACTACTGTTGGTAGCGTCCTGtgctgatttctgtttttttttttaagaatatataaaatctaaatatatgttgcagtgtcaacaaaaaaaaagattttaagcAGAGCCAAGTTAGGATTTTCCTGGTACCTTAGTCGACAGTTTAGTTGCCATTTGTTCTAATATCTATTTTAGTCACAGTACAAAGTACCAGAACTGTCTCAGACAATGGCTCCCAACCAGGAAGAAACTTTAAACCTCTGAAAACTTGATATTTTCACCTCCTGACAGacctttaaaaatgagacaaactgaaaAGGGAGGAACTAACCTCTGGTTGAATAATTGATTTCCATAAATTTGCCTTAAGTGAGATCATAAAAGCCCAAAAAGCACTAAGAAATCTTTAACTGTACAATATTAGACAcatattttcagcttttctaCACAGAAGAACCTTATCGATGGATTCCTACACTAATTATCTCGTTAACTAGTTTATAAGCACTTGACTTAAATTTCTGTTTCCAGACACAGGCCTAGGTTGACTGAGTTGACAGAAGTGAATTAAAATCAGAAATcctgttcacatttttaaaagcagaaaaacgtTCACCTGCTGTGCTGCGAGGCATCCAGCGCCAGGAAATGCATGCTGGGAAAGACTCGTGGCAGGGCGTTGAAGTGAGGGGCCAGGCTGGCTGAGAACTGGCAccaggaggtgaagaagagcaCCACGGAGCACTCTGTGCCGTTAGCGTTGAGGAACTCCATCAGGTCCTGACAGAGGTGAGGACACAGTGAGGGATGGGTTTACGGTTCATTTTCAAAGAACATGTGTGTTCAGTTATGTCCCAACAGTCTCTGCAGCTGTCTCACTTCAAAGAGAGTTTTAACTGGATTCTACTCAATGACcagaaagcttttcttttttctgtcctttattTGCAGGCTTAGTTTGACAGCTGAGTTTAGCAGTTCCATTTATTCTTACTGCATTAGCTGTTACGCAGAAggttaattaaaaagaaaatttaaaaccaaataatattttaaatactgCACACATTGTGTACACTGttgcatgagaaaaaaaatcacttttccaAATAATGCATACTCTATCAAAGTGTCTTATTTATCATAAATTAGACATGAATGGAATCAAACTGACTCACTGCCATCATAATTTGCTAGCATACTGGCTAATTTAtgatttactgcattttaatagTAGTGTACTATTTtatgattatatttttaaaccATATGAGATTATGATTATTAAATTATGAAGTTTTTGAAATGATGAAGAAAGGTTCCTACTGGCTTCCTCTCCATTAGGAAGTGTGTTCTTACCATTAGTTTATTTATCTATGTCTCTTTCTATTCATATAAACAGGcaatattcatttaatttttaaagcaaataagTCACTTTTATCTTCTATCTTCAAATCACTTTCTAAACTCTGGTTTGTTGGTTTTTTAGCCAGTTGTTTGAGCCCTTTAAAGTGTTCATGTGCTGCAGTTCACATGCTATTATTGGACAGTACAAGTCTAACACATACGAGTGTAAAATACACCGTATATGAGTGATCAGGACACCGCTGGTATGTTTCTAAAACGTGTTAAACAGCATTCAGAATGTTAAAAGTGAAAGCCAGAGGACAGCTTGAGTACCTGTGAACCGTTGAGGACCTGCACGGTGAAATTGTCCATTCCCGTGATGTTCCTCTTATCACAGTTCACCTTGTAGGTCTTGGCGGCCTCGGTGGTGTTCTGCTCCTCAGTTGCCGTGACGTCTGCACGCACTATGTCAAGAGTGACCTGCAGGTAAACAACCGAGGAGTAGTCAGCTTCTAACAATGTACCTTATGTAATCTCACCTACTTTCTCTACTGAATAGTGCTCAGATTATATTTCATTTCACTGATTAGCTAGCTGATTTACAATTTGTCTGAAAGTAGTAAGAAAAAAACGATCAACACCCATGttcatgtctttaaatgtcttGCTCTGTCCAACCAAAGATagaaagatatttattttactttcaaaaaaatcacaaaaaacaaggATAAGCAGCAACTCACAGTGAAGAAGCTTCAGTTAATGGGATTTTGGCTTTTAAATTTACTTAAATAAATGATAGATTATCAGTATAGGTAGTTGCTACTACGACTTCAGCTCTTATTCCAACCCAGAGATAGTTTAAGACAGATGTTTAAAAGATTTAGGTTTCAACTTTTTGTCATTGGTAACTGATTTAAAGAAGTATCAGAGGATGTCAAGGGACTATTGAGAAACGTAAATCATAAATATTAACCAGACATAGAAGATAATGAATTCATACAGTGAATATTGCATATAAGATATGTTTATGTTCAGATCCCAATCTAGCCTTTACGCTGCAATTGTACAACAACTCTTCCGTTTGTTGTGCGTCTACACACTAACCTGCTGTGGTGTTTCTGAGCCCTTCTCCTCCAGCGATGCTCCGTTAGCATCCACAGCAGGTGAACCACACTGAACACTGCTCTCATCACAGGGCGGAGAGAAGCCTGACTGGAagtctttcacatttttggggAAGAGTGACTCGATGTCAGATGGGTCGATGGGGGTTTCAGTCCCCATCACAGCATCTGCGATCTCAGCCGTCTTGAACTGCCTCTTCGGCAGAGAGTCCAGATCTTCTGACTCAACAAACTTGGGGCTATTCTCCAAGTCGGACGCTGTATCCTCCGACAGCATGAGCTCCAGTGACTCGTCATTTTCTGGGAAAGAAAATCAGTAACAACTGAAGTTACGCTCAGTACAAAAGAAATTTTCTCATGGCTGCTCTTTCCCATTCGCCTTTTTAGGTCAACTGTAATTTACTGCACAGACGATAAGCTTTTTGGCTGTTTGTCTGAAAAGAATCTCTCCTTTCTTTGACATAAACAGACATTTACCTCCCACCAAAATCACTAAGTGACCTGAAAGTAAGCACAAGCATTTATATTATTTCAAATTAGAACTTCAATTTGAAACAATGCGAGTAGTAAAATGCAGTTAATAAATAATGGAACTAAAGTGCAATAAGATTGTATCTAGTTGGAGTAGATTGAAACTCTCATGGGTTGTTTATTCTTGACCACTGATTAATATACACTACACTAACATATTAATAACTACACCTTGTGCATTTTGTAGCACATTTAGCCCACGATTAAAACCATCATGTCAACAGATTAACAAAATGATGTCGTCCTCCTTACTAAATGAAGAATGGCTTTAAAAACTGTGACCACAATTAAATTCACAATTACACATTTTCGTCATATTGTTGAGCCCTACCTAAATGTGTAACATTTCTGTActtattttgcagcttttctatGAAATGACAGGAAAACTTCAGACCTCTGAATCACAATTTATAACTCTTATTTGAATACTGGTTCAAACAAAACGGtgaataaattaatgaaaaaatgtacTGCAATATAGTCTGACTGTCAGGACAGAAAAGGTCAAGCTCACACTAACACACTTTAATACAGTCCTGCAGTCATAAAGGTTGTAATAAtgatttaaactgttttaaagaAGTGTTAACGAAGCTGTCCGGTCATTTCAGAGACTGTAGTTGGGATTTAGAAGTTTTCTGATGTATAAGGCTCGTCAAAtcagtaacttcttttaaatcacttcttaaaacccacttttatagactcatttttaagtaaaattctcttttatttcttttctatcACTCTCTGCCTTTTTATCCATTTTAAAATGCTCACTGCTTGTAGTCCCTCTTTCCAACCTCCTGATCTTAATCAATTTCTATCTTTTATTTACTCTTCAGCTTCTCTCTCAAATTGTGTGATGCCGTCCCTCTAACCAGCTTTTAATTAGCTATccattctgtacatttttgtcattttttatgttcTACCTGGCAACAGACTTTGTGAATGTTCAGCTTAAAAGGTGCTATActaaaaattatattatttaaaacattattgAAGGTAGATTAAAATATTATAACCCTATGAAGAACAGACCAGTTGTAGAACTGCCTTATTTTTCATAAATACAGCTAATTAAAAAGCAACTAACAGGTGTACTACAaagacattttgacagataCTGTAAAACGGTTGTTTCCAGCTAGCTTCCAGTTACCGTGAGCTATTTATCTGTGAGTGAACCCCCAATTTATGCAACTGTATTTTAACGTGTCGTAAACATCTGGTTAGCAGAGTACAAAATTATCTCGAGGTTGTTATAATAATATTAGCCAGTTTGGTACCGAACAGAGCCAAGTGCTGGAAGAAAAACCTGTGTTAACACCAGCTTTGTTAGCATCAACCTTTAGCCTAAATATTAACGTTCACTCTCAACTGCCACTGTTTTGCTAGCACCGTTTAGCTAACGTCTCCTACCTTGCGCTGTCACAGACctcaaaacatcagaaaaatgtacaaaaaataataaaattagcaGCAGGTGAGGTATTTTTAAAACCCCCGTCATATTTATCAAAAATGTAACACGACAGACGCAGATATTAACGGCTGTCACGGCATCTTTTGCCGTGAAGCGATGCTACTAGGCTCATGGGAACCGATGTTTGGAGCTGCGGCGGAAGAAAATAAACGATACACCGCTCAATTCAGCATCCGGGCATAGAGGTACGtcttgttaaaaaatgttttacgtgttcgatttgaaaaaaaaaacacctaaaatttaaaaaaggagaaaaaagacacaaaatagtgGACTTTTTTTGTGATATTAGTGGAAATAAAACAAGTGAAAGTATTATTTTCACGTCAGACGTCAGAAAGAAGGATATCTAACCTGAAAAATACACTGTatcactgtttttgttgttgtttttgttcatgtatTTCTTTAACCAGTATTATTTATTGCCCAAGATTttccagaaaaaatacaaatgaatagTGTTATAAGCTGAAATATGTGACTGATTGTGAGtcatttatgtttgtatttgaatTGCTCCACTTTATGattgtattaaaatgcattattacTATTACGTgtttctgtggatttttttcaatatctttttttgcactattttatttattttatgacttAATATACATCAAGCTGTTCTATTTATATTCCTCTTAGAATAAGGACCATCCTCTCTCAAGTAGTCTCCCTTGTCTTCCACGAGGTCTGTGCTGTAAGTTTAAGCCCATGAAGCCACAGGGTTTGCTACAATCTGTACAAGTTTGTACATGAATATCCTGTCCTGTAAAAACATGTCACACTTCAAAGTGTCTGAaggttgtggttgttttgtcgtCATCAGAGTATAGAATGAAATATCTGCAGCTCCATATGTAAGTCATGTGGTCACTAATTTTGTTCAGTATTGAAAAATAATTCCTCCTGCTGGACTTCAATCCACTAACAGTAGCAAATTTTGTCTGAACCCTCAACCCTCAATTTGTTGTACTATACTGCCGTTGGTTATAAGCTTGTATATTCCtaccaaacatccatccatccattctctatacaccgctttatcctcattagggtcgtggggggtgctggagtctatcccagctgactcgggcgaaggcaggggacaccctggacaggtcgccagtctgtcacagggctacatacacacgtggacaaaattgttggtacccctcagttaaagaaggaaaaacccacaattctcactgaaatcacttgaaactcacaaaagtaacaataaataaaaatttattgaaaattaaataatcaaaaacagccattacttttgaattgttgattaacataattatttaaaaaaacaaacaaatgaaacaggcctggacaaaaatgatggtacctctataaaagattgaaaactatttgaccagagtgacatgattaactcaggtgtgtcatttaattgacatcacaggtgtttccaaactcataatcagtcagtctgcctatttaaagggagacaagtagtcaccctgctgtttggtgaaaaggtgtgtaccacactgaacatggacaacagaaagcgaaggagagaattgtcccaggacttccgaaaaaaattatagacaaacatcttaaaggtaaaggctataagaccatctctaaacagcttgaagtttctgtgacaacagtggctcatattattcagaagttcaagacccacgggacagtagccaacctccctggacgtggccgcaagaggaaaattgatgacaaattgaagagacggatcgttggaattgtatccaaagagcccagagcaacctccaaagaaattaaaggtgaactccaaggccaaggtacatcagtgtcagatcgcaccattcgtcgttgtttgagccaaagtggacttcatgggagacgaccaaggaggacaccactgctgaaaaaaactcataaaaagccagactggaatttgcaaaaatgcatgttgacaagccacaaagcttctggcagaatgtcctttggacagatgagaccaaactggagctttttggtaaggcacatcaactctatgttcatagactgaaaaaccaagcatacgaagaaaagaacactgtccctacggtgaaacatggaggaggctcagtaatgttttggggctgctttgctgcatctggcacagggtgtcttgaaagtgtgcaaggtacgatgaaatctgaagactatcaaggcattctggagagaaatgtgctgcctagtgtcagaaagcttggtctcagtcgcaggtcatgggtcttccaacaggacaacgatccaaaacacacagccaaaaacacccaagaatggctgagagaaaagcgttggactattctaaagtggcctatgagcccagatctgaatcccattgaacatatgtggaaggagctgaaacatgccatttggagaagacagccatcaaacctgagacaactggagctgtttgctcatgaggagtgggccaaaatacctgttgacagctgcagaacgctcattgacaaatacagaaatcgtttaattgcagtgattgcctcaaaaggttgtgcaacaaaatattaagttatgggtaccatcatttttgtccagccctatttcattagtttgttttttaaataattatgttaatcaacaattcaaaagtgatggctgattttgattatttaattttcaataaatttttatttattgttacttttgtgagtttcaagtgatttcagtgagaattgtgggtttttccttctttaactgaggggtaccaacaattttgtccacgtgtgtatacagacacacaatcacactcacattcacacctacgggcaatttagagtaaccaatgaacctcagcatatttttggactgtgggaggaagccggagtgcccggaggaaacccacgcatgcacagggagaacatgcaaactccatgcagaaagagcccaggccgggatttgaaccagggatcttcttgctgcaaggcgaaagtgctaaccacttacgcactgtgcagcccctcctGCCAAACATTAAATACTAAAATTGTCATTTTACCTTTTGCTTCAGCAGACTAAACGCAGTTCTTAACTGAAATTTAAACCATTTGAAGTTGCATTTGGTGTACAAAAGATGATATTTAAGTCAGGCTTATTTTAATAGTGGCTATTTTCATCACTATTAGTTGTAACAGTAGAATATTCCACTAGGAACAGTTTTGAGTCACTGTATTAAGTGATAGTTCTTTGGTATCTGAAAGACTGCAGACTATAAATGAAGAGTTAAGACAAGCTTCACCTTAAAAAATGCACCTCTTCCTGTAATGCAGCACAACTTCACGACACTCCTTCCTGCTAAGACTCATCATTCATTCCCTCCCCTTTCACTGATCTGTCAGTTTAAAGATGGGTGTAAACACCGTGTGATGAAACCTAAGAGCTGATATCCTCATGCACAGCATATCAGTGAACAGCCATCCAGGAAATGACAACAGCTTTTCTCTGGTAGTGGAAAGTGAAACTTAACATTCACTCACAAAGACGAGAAATGGCGCAGGCTGCAATTCAGATGGATCAAGAAAAAGTGAGCTGTTCCGTCTGTCTGGACCTTCTGAAGGATCCAGTGACTATTCCCTGTGGGCACAGCTACTGCATGAGCTGCATTCAGGAATTCTGGGATGAGAAGAGAACATACAGCTGCCCTCAGTGCAGGCGGAGTTTCACGCCGAGGCCTGTCCTGATGAAAAACACCGTGTTGGCTGATTTAGTGGAGGAGCTAAAGAAAGTAGAACTTGCAGATGCTCCACCTCATCATTCCTATGCTGGACCTGCAGACGTTTCCTGTGATTTCTGTGTTGGGAGGAAGATGAAAGCCATCAAGTCCTGTCTGGCATGTATGGCCTCTTACTGCGAGCTGCACCTCCAGCCTCACTTCAACGTGGCTCCATTGAAGAAGCACAAGCTGGTAGAAGCCTCTTCAAAGCTCCAGGACAACATCTGCCCCCGCCACGACGAGGTAATGAAGATTTTCTGCCGCACCGATGGACAGTGCATCTGTTATCTGTGCTCCATGGATGAACATAAAGGCCACGACACGGtgtcagctgcagcagagagagcTGAGAGGCAGACGGAGCTCGGAGTCGACCGGAGAAACATTCAACAGAGAATccaggacagagagaaagatgtTAAAGTGACGCAGCAGAGGCTGGAGTCCATCGAAGCGTCTGCTGATGAAGCTGTGAGTGACAGTGAAAAGATCTTTAAGGACTTGATCTGTCTGATTGAGAAGAAAAGCTCTGAAGTGAAGCAGAAGATCAGATCCCAGCAGAAAACTGATGAGAGTCGAGTCAGAGAGCTTCAGGAGAAGATGCAGCAGGAGATCAGTGAGCTGAGAAGGAAAGACACAGAGCTGGAGAAGCTGTCATCAACAGAGGATCACCTCCATTTTCTGAGCAGCTACTCCCGCTGGTTACATCTGAATGAAACTGCACCCATCAGCCATGACTTCACTGTGCAGtactatgagaaaatgacagcaGCTGTGTCAGAGGCCAGAGACAAACTGAAGGCTCTTCTGAGTGACGAATGGCCAAAAATCACACTGAGAGAACCTAAAGTGGAAGTTCTACAGCCTCCAAAAGATAATGCATTTCCACTAGATCTGCTGTCTTCGGCCTATGAACAGCCGGTCTTTAGGTATCGGTTCAAGATTCAAGGTACTGAACTCGAACCGACATTGAAAGTTCCTGAAGCTCTCAAAAGTCATCGAAAATTGAAAAAATCAACGCGAAAACTTAGAATGCCAAAAGTTGAAGTCATAGAAGAAGATTTGTCCCCGTATTAACAggtgactgaaaaaaatcttacCAAATGCCACTGGATCTATAAAGTAGTGACAGCGTACACATGGCATCATGGTGTGACATCAACAGAAAAGCAACTCTCAGCCTCTCTGTCCTGGTTTTTAccttttacaaaatatttgagACACTGTTGAGTTGTTTCACTTCTAGTAGGAGTAACTGAACTGCAGGATTATGTGCTTGATCACATGATTTTTAAAGTGTATTAACAAGATGATGATGTTGGATCCGGgatattttgtaatatttacagTTAGAGAAGTTAAGGTTCTCGCAGAAGGGTTCGCTGACAGCTTTCCATAAAACCTGGGACCCACTGCTGGCTTACATTAGCAGTCGTCTTACTGTTGTTCCTGACGATGCAGAGGACTTAAAGGttgtttgtctagtttttgttagTTAATTACTTATGTAGTTATATGTTGTTATGTAATAACTTGGTTGTGTATTGTGACTACAGAGGATACTTTTGCCATGTGCTTTTATATGGCTTTCTACTCTTTTCTGTTCAGGTGTTTTGGGTTAAAGGGATTCATATAGGGAGTTTTTTTGCGGACATTCAGATGTAATGTGAAATTGAAATACTTTTTTATGCTGTCTGCAGAAACTCAATAAAGAAATTTGGGAAAGAACAAGATGAAACTTAATGCATGCAAGCCTAGAAACACCTGACATGTAACCAGTGCAACCACAACATGCAAATCTGCACTGAAAAATTACTCAACGCTACACAACTGCAAGCTGTATTACTGGACAGTCGGACAAGGTGAAAACCACCGGCAGTGGTGTTAAAAAGAACAATTATAAGGACATAGTTGTGAAACTTCTGAATCCAGAGCCTAACAAgtcagttaaaaatgacaaacatgtaTTCAAAAtgttcagccacaacattaaaaccaccgtTCATCTGGTTACAATGCAAAATTCTGCTGAATCCTGGCTTTTATGTGGATGTAAGACTGACCGCTAAACATGACTGCAGGCCAGATTTAATGGCTGGAATCCTATTTGTTgctctttaaccctcgtgtcgtcctacgggtcaaaactgacccggtttaaagtttgaaaatgtatatacattaaaataaaatatattttcacagtgaaacttccaatgtccacattttcaacatttttgggaaatttttgaacatttttggtggaaaaaattaaatgctaaaaatgcttcttaagaagattcaccaaaaaaatcaactaaaatccagagaatttcacaggattttggttgatttatttgtgaatgttcttaaagaaaatattaaaagttttactgatatatatgtaaccactttagatattttaaggattttttttgaagatttttattcatttttcttgaaaatatttcaagaattttcttgccaagttTCAgggatctttttttaaaataaaacttttaggggaaacttttgaggaattactggagttttcttcctgaaggttttgcacattttcagaaatttgaggaattttcttgccgaattgctggatttttttcagacgaggaaacaatatttttggtgcccgtaaatgaagacaacaggggGGGTAACACAGATCTGAATTACAGTCAGGACATTTGTGCA
This genomic stretch from Acanthochromis polyacanthus isolate Apoly-LR-REF ecotype Palm Island chromosome 17, KAUST_Apoly_ChrSc, whole genome shotgun sequence harbors:
- the txndc15 gene encoding thioredoxin domain-containing protein 15 translates to MTGVLKIPHLLLILLFFVHFSDVLRSVTAQENDESLELMLSEDTASDLENSPKFVESEDLDSLPKRQFKTAEIADAVMGTETPIDPSDIESLFPKNVKDFQSGFSPPCDESSVQCGSPAVDANGASLEEKGSETPQQVTLDIVRADVTATEEQNTTEAAKTYKVNCDKRNITGMDNFTVQVLNGSQDLMEFLNANGTECSVVLFFTSWCQFSASLAPHFNALPRVFPSMHFLALDASQHSSLSTRFGTVAVPNILLFQGAKPMARFNHTDRTLETLTSFIANQTGFEADPDKNVTDADRLGPLPSVPVKSIDWLLVFSILFITGFTLYAILRTDSIRWLIPGQEHEHQD
- the LOC127530521 gene encoding E3 ubiquitin/ISG15 ligase TRIM25-like, with the translated sequence MAQAAIQMDQEKVSCSVCLDLLKDPVTIPCGHSYCMSCIQEFWDEKRTYSCPQCRRSFTPRPVLMKNTVLADLVEELKKVELADAPPHHSYAGPADVSCDFCVGRKMKAIKSCLACMASYCELHLQPHFNVAPLKKHKLVEASSKLQDNICPRHDEVMKIFCRTDGQCICYLCSMDEHKGHDTVSAAAERAERQTELGVDRRNIQQRIQDREKDVKVTQQRLESIEASADEAVSDSEKIFKDLICLIEKKSSEVKQKIRSQQKTDESRVRELQEKMQQEISELRRKDTELEKLSSTEDHLHFLSSYSRWLHLNETAPISHDFTVQYYEKMTAAVSEARDKLKALLSDEWPKITLREPKVEVLQPPKDNAFPLDLLSSAYEQPVFRYRFKIQGTELEPTLKVPEALKSHRKLKKSTRKLRMPKVEVIEEDLSPY